The Rufibacter sp. DG15C region AACCTCGCAATCCTTCCTGAACAAAAGCGGCTTTGGCGATATGTTCAAGAAGTCTGGCATCTCTCCGGGTATGGTGACGGGCATGCTGGGCATCTTGGCGCCTATGGTCATCTCTGGCATGATGCGCCGGAAAGGCGGTAGGAGCATGGGCATGGGTGGCGGTATGATGGGTGGCATGGGCGGTGGCCTAGGCGGACTCTTAGGAGGTCTGCTGGGCGGCGGCATGATGAGCAGAGGCGGTATGTACGGTGGAGGTCGTACAGGAGGTCTAGGTTCAATGGCTTCTATCCTGGGCGGTCTAGCTGGACGTAGCCGCTACGGCGGCATGGGTTCTGGTGGGTTAGGTGGCCTGTTGGGCGGTATTTTAGGCGGTGGCCGCAGAGGCGGCGGAACTGGTTGGTAATACTGCGTGAGTAAATGAATCCCCGTTTTTGGCTTGTTTTCTGTAAAACAGCCCGAAAACGGGGATTTTGATTTATGGGCTACTGCACTTTACCTTCTGTCTAAAGGAAGAACTGAACTGGCTATTATGATACTCGCTGAATAAACCCCTAGGATATTGGAAGTTATACCTAAGATGTAAAAAGTCACTATTACTCCCACTATTGATATTAGGCAGATGTATACTCTAAGTAATAATGATGGGATGGCTTTACTTTTTAGAAAGCTATATGCCAAATGACATAAGAATAGGGTGGGTAATGATAAGCTTAATCCTAATATTATGAAGAGATGAATGATTGGTAAAATCTTTAAATCATTGTCAAATATTTCGATTCCAACTAGTAATAAAGGAGCTATAAACGCTACACTAAAAAGCCAAAGCTTAATAATGTAAGGGTATAACATAGACTCTTCTTTTCTCAACTCTGTGGCCATATTGAAATCAAATTCATTTTTGTTAGTCCGTTTCCTGCTTCATGTACACCGTCTGCGTTGGGAACGCAAACTCGGCGCCGTGTTGCTCTACAATCTCTACAATCTTGTAGTTGATTTCCTCTTTGATGTTCACGTACTCATCCCAGTCAATGGTGTCAATAAAATAGAGCACCATCACGTCTTTGGAGTGAGGTCCCAGGTTCATGAAACGCACGCGGCCGTCCTGGTTGGTGCGGGGGTAGTGGTCTATGAAATACTGGATGTCCTGGACAATGCTTTTAATCTGCTGGGAGGTGGTGCTGTAGGTGAGCGTGATGTCAAACTTAACCCGCCGGAACGTGCGAAGGGTGAGGTTGTCCAGCGGCTTGTCAATCATGTGCTTGTTGGGGAGGGTCACGTAGCTTTTCTCCATGGTGCGTATGCGCGTGCTCCTGAACCCGATCTTCTCAATGGTGCCCGTCACTTCACCTACCTGCACCAGGTCGCCTACCACAAACGGGTGGTCCAAAAAGATGGTGAAGGAGGCCAGCAGGTTCTCCAGGCTTTCTTTGGCCGCGAAGGCAATGGCCAAACCACCCACTCCCAGACCAGCCACCAAGCCCGCTACGTTCACCTTGAAGACTGTGCCCAGCATTACAAAAAAGCCAATGATGACCACAATCACCTTAATGAAATCCACGAAGAACGGGACTAGCTGGTCATCCAGTTTGGATTGGGTCTTGGCAGCACGCTTAGAGAAGATCAGGCCCGCAAAATCAACCAGGCGCATGACTACCCAGGTGAGCGAGAAGATCAGGAAGATGCTGTAAATGCGTTGCAAGACACGCTTGAGGCCCAGTTCAT contains the following coding sequences:
- a CDS encoding mechanosensitive ion channel family protein, which encodes MKEQLQNILDQVFLGNSVEQYFLFIGIMLCGFLFKEILSKLLTSILFRVMVKRFSSEVTKEEFRRLLVVPLEVLTFLVFLYIAFDRLNYPPELGLPAKDELGLKRVLQRIYSIFLIFSLTWVVMRLVDFAGLIFSKRAAKTQSKLDDQLVPFFVDFIKVIVVIIGFFVMLGTVFKVNVAGLVAGLGVGGLAIAFAAKESLENLLASFTIFLDHPFVVGDLVQVGEVTGTIEKIGFRSTRIRTMEKSYVTLPNKHMIDKPLDNLTLRTFRRVKFDITLTYSTTSQQIKSIVQDIQYFIDHYPRTNQDGRVRFMNLGPHSKDVMVLYFIDTIDWDEYVNIKEEINYKIVEIVEQHGAEFAFPTQTVYMKQETD